The DNA sequence CGGGGCCCGGTTTCGGTGACCCCCGGGGTGCGCGTGGCCGGTCCGGCGCTCACGCTGCAGTTCCTGCCGAAGCGCGAGGACCTCTACCCCGTCGACGAGTACGAAGAACCGGAAAAACAGCTGCACCGTCACGTCATGTACCACGCCCGGCCCGGCGACATGATCGTCGTCGACGCGCGCGGGGACATGAGCAGCGGGGTGTTCGGCGAGATGATGCTGACCTACTTCAAGGGCCGCGGCGGCGCCGGGGTCGTGGTCGATGGGTGCCTGCGCGACACCGGCGAGGCCAAGCAGCTCGGCCTCGGGTTGTGGATCCGGGGCGCCACCCCGAACTTCCACGCGCAGACCGGCATCGTCCCGGCCGCCGTCAACGTCCCGGTGGCGTGCGGTGGCACGCTCGTCGAGCCGGGCGACATCGTGGTCGCCGACGACGACGGGGCCGTCGTGGTGCCGGTCAAGCTCGCCCCGGCCCTGGTGGCCCACGCCCGGGAACACGCGGAATGGGAGGAGTTCTCCCGGATCCGGCTGGCCGAGGGCGGCGACCTGCGGCGCTACTACCCGCTGTCGGACGAGGCCCGGCCCGAGTACGAGAAGTGGCGGGCCGAGCGGGACCGCGCCTAGCTCCACAGCCGGTCGTGGCTCGACTCGGCGTCCCAGTGCGTCGTCTCGGCGAAGAACACCGGATCGCGCGGGTCGAGGTGGCGGCGCAGCAGTTCCTCGTTGAGGTCGCCGAACCCCAGGCCCGGCGTGTCCGGCACCGCGATGTGGCCGTCCCGGATGAGCGGCCCGGTGACGAGGTCGCTCCAGAACTCGACGTCGGCCGCGTGGTGTTCGAGGGCGAGGAAGTTCTCCGTGGCGGCGGCCAGGTGCACGCACGCCATCGTCGCGATCGGCGACGCCGCCAGGTGCAGCGCCATCGCGATCCCGCGTTCCTGCGCGTAGTCACCGAGCCGTTTGGTCTCCGCGATCCCGCCCGCCGTCGCCGGGTCCGGGTGCACGACGCGGATGGCGCCGGCGTCCAGCAGCGGCCGGAACCCGTCGACCAGGTAGATGTCCTCCCCCGTGCACGTCGGGACGGCGACGGCCGCGGTCAGCCGGCGCCACTGGTCGGTCAGCTGCCACGGGATCAGGTCCTCGATCCACGCCAGGGTGAACGGTTCCAGCGCACGGCCGATCCGGATGCACGAGTCGAGGGCGATGTGGCCGAAGTGGTCGGCGGCGAGCGCGACGTCGTAGCCGACGACCGAGCGCACGACGTCCACATAGGACGCCAGGTGGTCGGCGCCCTTCGCGGTGACCTGGATACCGGTGAACGGGTGCATCGTCGTGGCGTCCGCGCGGGCTCCCGGCGGCGCGATCAGCGCGCCCGGCACGTCCCACAGCAGGTCGGTGCCGACGTCCATCTTCAGCATCGTGAACCCGCGCCGCTTGCGCTCCAGCAGCCGGGCGCCCATCGCGTGCGGGTCCGGCAGCGACGGCGTGTCCGCGTAGCAGCGGATCTCGTCCCGGAACCGGCCGCCGAGCAACGCGTACGCGGGCACGCCGTACGCCTTGCCGGCCAGGTCCGTCAGCGCCATCTCCACGCCGGAGACCCCGCCGCCCTGGCGGCCGTGGAACCCGAACTGCTTGATCTTGCGGAAGATCTTGCCGACGTTGCACGGGTTTTCGCCGACGAGCCGGCTCTTCAGCATGAGCGCGTAGGTGGCGCTGGCCTGGTCGCGCACCTCCCCGTAGCCGGCCAGTCCCTGGTTGGTGTCGATCCGGACGATCGACGAGCGGAACGGCACGCCGGTCAGGGTGGCCACGCGCAGGTCGGTGATGCGCAGGTCGCTCGGCCGGGACGCCGTCGCGACGTGCTCCTCCGTGATGGCGCTCATCCCTTCACGGCCCCCGCGGTGAGGCCTTCGGTCAGGAACCGCTGCCCGAACCCGTACATGAGCACGACCGGGATGCTGACCAGCAGCGAGGCCGCGGCCAGCTGCCCCTGCGGCACGACGTCGCCGAAGATCATCGACTGCATCCCGACCGGGAGTGTCTTGTAGTCGTCCTTGGTAATGAACACGAAGGCGAACAGGAACTCGTTCCACGCGTTGGTGAGCGTGAACAGCGCGACCGCGAGCAGGCCCGGTTTGGCCAGCGGCAGCACGATCCGGCGGAACGCCCCGAACCGCGTGCAGCCGTCGACCAGGGCGGCCTCCTCGAGGTCGGCCGGGATCGACTTGAAGTAGCCGACGAGCAGCCACGTCGCGAACGGCAGGGTGAACGTGGGGTAGGCGAGCACGAGCGACCACAGCGAGTCGTTGAGCCCGATCCCGCTCATCAGCTGGTAGAGCGGGATGAACAGCAGCGCGCCCGGCATCACGTAGGTGAGCAGGATCGTCACCGTGAAGCTCTCCGAACCCCGGAACTTCAGGCGCGCCAGCGCGTAGCCGGCCAGCGCCGCGCAGACCAGTGCGATCGCGGTGGACGCCACCGACACCAGGATCGTGTTGACGTACCAGGTCCCGAACGCCCGGCCGGTGAACAGGTTGGTGAACTGCTCGGTGCTCCACGGCGTCGGCCAGAGGTCGTCGGTGCGCGCGACGATCTGGTCGTCGGACTTGAAGGCCGTGATCGTCATCCAGTACAGCGGGGCGAGCACGAAGCCCAGCAGCCCCACGAGCGCGATCCCGGAGCCGGCGCCGCCGGCCAGGCGCGCGGCGAGCCGGTTGCCCCGCGTCGCGAGCACGGAGACGACCCGGCCGACGGCGGCCGCGAGCACCACGAACACGCCCAGCACGAGCGCGGCCTTCCAGACGATGTGCGGCGACGCCCAGACCAGCAGGAGCACCGCGGCCGCGACGATCACCCACGGCAGCACCCGGCGCTGGGCGGGGCTCAGCCGCCGCTGCCCCAGGTCCGCGGCGCCCGGCTGGTCGCTGCGGCGCATCATCCGCACGAGGATCACCACCAGGACGGCGATGATCGGCAGCATCACCAGCGTGACCGCGGCGCCCGCGCCCAGCTGCAGCTGCTGGATGGCCTTCGAGTAGGCCACCATCACGTACGGCGCGGTGGCGTCCCCCGGCCCGCCCTGGGTCATCAGCCAGATCAGGTCGAAGTTGTTGAACGTCCAGATCGACGAGAGCAGCACCGTCACGATCATGACCGGACGCAGCCCGGGCAGCGTGATGTGGACGAAGCGCTGCCACGGCGAGGCGCCGTCCACCATCGCCGCCTCGTGCAGGCCGCTGTCGATCGCCTTGAGCCCGGCCAGGAACGTCACCGTGAAGAACGGGATGCCCTTCCAGACGTTGACCAGGATGACCGCCGGCATCGCGAGCGCGGGATCGGACAGCCACTCCGCGGGCCACTTGTCGACGAGCCCCATCGCGGCGAGGGCGGGCCCGATCCCGGAGTCGGTGAGCAGGACGTTGACGCTGCCGAAGATCGGGTCGAACAGCGACCGCCAGGTGAAGGCCGTGACGACCGTCGGGATCACCCACGGCAGCAGGATCAGCCCGGCGAGGACCGCCCGGCCGCGGCGCATGTGGTGCAGCATCAACGCGGCGATGAGCCCGAAGGTCACCTTGAAGATCTCGGCGTAGGCGGTGAAGACGAACGAGTTGAGCACGCCTTTGTGGAACAGGCCGTCGCCGATGAGCGCGGTGTAGTTGTCCAGCCCGACGAAGACCGTCCCCGCGCCGTGGCGTTCCGTGGCGCTGGTGAAGACCGAGCTGATGATCGGCACCAGGATCAGGCCGGCGACCAGCAGCAGCGTCGGCCCGATGAACACCGCGGCGAGGCGCCAGTCGCGCCCGAGCCGCCGCTGGGCCGGGGTGAGCGAAGACGACCCGCGCGGCGCCGGCCGGGCCGGCGCCGGCGGTGTCGTCTTCGGACGCAGGACGGTCATTGCCGGTAGCCCTGCTGTTCGAAGATCCGGACGATCCGGGTGTGGGTCGCGGCGACGGCGTCGGCCGGCCGGGTGCCCTGGATGACCGACTGCATCATGTCGGTGAGCAGGTAGGCGGCCAGGGTGGCCTGTTCACCGGGGCTCGGTGCCTGGGGGAACGCGTAGCCGGTCCTGGTCTTCACCGGGAGCTGTGCGCGGGTCTGCTCCCGCAGCGCGGGGAAGGCCGGGTCGCCGCCGGTGTAGTACGGGTCGGAGTCCCACACCTTCGTCCACGAGGGGTTGACCAGGCACGGTGCTTCCTTCGCGACCCCGAGCAGCGCGGTCCCGCCGACCATGAACTTCGCCACCAGCTTGGCCAGGTCGGGGTTCTTCGCCCCCTTGAACACGACGAACGAGTTGGACTCCCCGTACGCGAGCGGCTGGTCGATCGCCGGGCCGGTGGCACCGTTGAACACGTGGGTGTTGGCGTACACCGGGTTCTTCTTGGTCTTCGAGTCGGCGTAGACGCTGAACTGGTTGAGCGTGAGCCCCAGGATCTGGGCCAGCCAGTTCTCGTTGTTGCTCGAGTCGGTCCAGCTGCCGATCCCGGGCGGCAGCATCGGCTGGTACTTCGGGTTCGTGTAGATGTCGCCGATGAACGTGACGGCGGCGACGGTCTCCGGCGAGTTGAACACCACCTTCGTGCCGGTGTTGTCCGCGATCGCCCCGCCGTAGGTGTTGATGACGTTCTGGATGAAGCCGTTCGCGTCACCGGAGCGGTTCACCGTGAGCCCCCAGCCGAAGCGCCGCTTGCCGGGGTCGGAAACCGCCAGCGCGTTGTCGCGCAGCTCTTCCCACGTGTAGTGGGGTTTGAGCGGGAGCCCCTGCTCCTGGTACCAGTCCTTGCGCAGGTACATCCCGGACGCGATGAAGTGGTACGGGATCGCGAACCAGCGCCCGTCGACCACGCAGTAGTCGTTCGCCTCGGTCGCGGGTTCCCCGTAAAGCGCTTTCATCTCGGTGACCACGTCGGTGACGTCGGTGAGCGCGCCGAGGTTGTGGAGCTGGCCGACGAACCGCCGGTCGCTCATGAAGGCCAGGTCGCGGTTGGTGCCCGCCTTCACCTCGGCGTCCATCTTCGCGACCATGTCACCGGCGTCGCCGGAGACCAGGTCGTTGCGGACCGTGGTGCCGGTGGCCTGGGCGAACACCTGCAGCGACTTGTCCAGCGCCTTGTTGGCGGCGTCCGAGTACAGCTTCTGCGAGAGCATCCCCACCGACCCGCCGCGGAGCGCGGCCGCCTGGTCGAGCAGCGCCTTCGGCACCTGGACGTCGACCTGCGGCGGGGCGGCCGGGCCGCTCCCGCACCCGGCGAGCCCGAGCACGCCCAGCGCGCTCACCCCGAGGAAGGTGCGTCTCGACCAGTCCGTTTTCTCTTCCATGACCACTCCTCTCGCGTCCGATCGAGCGGACGCGTACCGACGGGGCGACGGTGCACCCGGCGGGGACAGCGAGGCGAGTGCCGCGCTGCGGGTCGTTCATGCGGCGAAGAACGCCGAACTGCTGATGCGTTGTCCTGCAACGGGTTCGGGCGGTGGGCCGATCAGTCCCGGGCGGACCGGTGGGATCGCGGGTGCTGCCATGCCTCGTCCGTCCTCGTCATCGGTTCCGGAACTCGGTCGTGCAGTGCGCCTAACGCCGCCGGGCGGCCCGCTTGCTTCGCTGCCCCTTCTCCGCGAGGAGCGTGGAGTAGTTGTTGCTCAGGTGCCGGCGCATCGCCTCGCGGGCGGCCGCCGGATCGCGCGCCACGAGCGCCTCGTAGATCTCCGTGTGCTGGGCGGTGGCGCGGCGCAGCCCGGCCGGCGCCTCGTTCGTGACGCGCCGGCTGGCCGTGCCGAGCCAGCGGGCGGAGTACATGATCCGGTCGAGGATGCGGTTGTCGGCCGCCCGGCAGATCTCCATGTGGAATTCGTGGTCGACCTCGAGGTAGGCCTCGGGATCCGTCTCGAGCGCCGACATGCGGCCGATCTCGGCCCCGAGCCGGGCCAGCGTCTCGTCGGTGATGCTGGCCGCGGCCATGGCGGCCAGCTCGGGCTCGAGCAGTGCGCGCATCTGGTGCAGTTCCTGCAGCAGCTCGTCGACGCTCTCCTCGGGCAGCCACTCGATCAGCAGCGGGCTCAGGTAGTCCCACTCCGCGCGGGGGCGCACGACGACGCGGCGGCCCTGCGCGACGTCGACGATGTCGAGCGAGGCGAGGATCTTGAGCGTCTCCCGCGCCACCACGCGGGACACCCCGAACTCACTCGAGATCTCGAGCTCCGAAGGGGCCCGGCCGTCCTCGATTCCGCCGCTGACGATCCGCCGGGTCAGGTGGGCCGCCACCTGCACCGGAAGGGTCCGGACCTTGACAGCGTCCGGAGACTCTTGTCTCCTTGGCATGTCATCAGCTTATCGGACAAGTTGGACTTCGCGACAGTCCGTTCTTCGGCACCACCCGGCGGCGGGAGAGCAATGCGGATCGTGAACGTCACGACGGCCGTGGTGGCCTACCACGGTCAGGCCACACTGCTGCGGATCGACACCGACGAGGGCCTCAGCGGGTTCGGCGAGGCCAATCCCGATGCCGGCGCGGGTGCCGTGGTCGGGATGATCGAGGCACTGACGCCGCTGCTGCTCGGCGAAGACCCGCGCAACGTCGAGCGGTGCTGGGAGAAACTACGGCGCAGCAAGGTCTTCGCGGGCGCCCAGAGCGGCGTGTTCGTGATCGCCCTGTCCGGGATCGAGCTCGCGCTGTGGGACCTGGCGGGCAAGGCCGCGGGCCAGCCGGTGTACCGGCTGCTCGGCGGGAAGTTCCGCGACCGGATCCGTCTCTACGCCGACTGCGGCGACGGCGACGACCCGGCGGGCTCGGTCGCCGGGTGCGTCGACCGGGCCCAGCGGATGGCCGCCGAAGGCTTCACGGCCCTCAAGTTCGACATCGACGACCTGCGCCACCCGGCCAAGTTCGACGCCTTCAACCACACGGTCAACGCC is a window from the Amycolatopsis sp. cg9 genome containing:
- a CDS encoding ribonuclease activity regulator RraA, with product MVETPDIARPPAELSAALAAIGSATASGELSRMGIRSAFIRGPVSVTPGVRVAGPALTLQFLPKREDLYPVDEYEEPEKQLHRHVMYHARPGDMIVVDARGDMSSGVFGEMMLTYFKGRGGAGVVVDGCLRDTGEAKQLGLGLWIRGATPNFHAQTGIVPAAVNVPVACGGTLVEPGDIVVADDDGAVVVPVKLAPALVAHAREHAEWEEFSRIRLAEGGDLRRYYPLSDEARPEYEKWRAERDRA
- a CDS encoding mandelate racemase/muconate lactonizing enzyme family protein gives rise to the protein MSAITEEHVATASRPSDLRITDLRVATLTGVPFRSSIVRIDTNQGLAGYGEVRDQASATYALMLKSRLVGENPCNVGKIFRKIKQFGFHGRQGGGVSGVEMALTDLAGKAYGVPAYALLGGRFRDEIRCYADTPSLPDPHAMGARLLERKRRGFTMLKMDVGTDLLWDVPGALIAPPGARADATTMHPFTGIQVTAKGADHLASYVDVVRSVVGYDVALAADHFGHIALDSCIRIGRALEPFTLAWIEDLIPWQLTDQWRRLTAAVAVPTCTGEDIYLVDGFRPLLDAGAIRVVHPDPATAGGIAETKRLGDYAQERGIAMALHLAASPIATMACVHLAAATENFLALEHHAADVEFWSDLVTGPLIRDGHIAVPDTPGLGFGDLNEELLRRHLDPRDPVFFAETTHWDAESSHDRLWS
- a CDS encoding ABC transporter permease subunit, which produces MTVLRPKTTPPAPARPAPRGSSSLTPAQRRLGRDWRLAAVFIGPTLLLVAGLILVPIISSVFTSATERHGAGTVFVGLDNYTALIGDGLFHKGVLNSFVFTAYAEIFKVTFGLIAALMLHHMRRGRAVLAGLILLPWVIPTVVTAFTWRSLFDPIFGSVNVLLTDSGIGPALAAMGLVDKWPAEWLSDPALAMPAVILVNVWKGIPFFTVTFLAGLKAIDSGLHEAAMVDGASPWQRFVHITLPGLRPVMIVTVLLSSIWTFNNFDLIWLMTQGGPGDATAPYVMVAYSKAIQQLQLGAGAAVTLVMLPIIAVLVVILVRMMRRSDQPGAADLGQRRLSPAQRRVLPWVIVAAAVLLLVWASPHIVWKAALVLGVFVVLAAAVGRVVSVLATRGNRLAARLAGGAGSGIALVGLLGFVLAPLYWMTITAFKSDDQIVARTDDLWPTPWSTEQFTNLFTGRAFGTWYVNTILVSVASTAIALVCAALAGYALARLKFRGSESFTVTILLTYVMPGALLFIPLYQLMSGIGLNDSLWSLVLAYPTFTLPFATWLLVGYFKSIPADLEEAALVDGCTRFGAFRRIVLPLAKPGLLAVALFTLTNAWNEFLFAFVFITKDDYKTLPVGMQSMIFGDVVPQGQLAAASLLVSIPVVLMYGFGQRFLTEGLTAGAVKG
- a CDS encoding ABC transporter substrate-binding protein, with the protein product MEEKTDWSRRTFLGVSALGVLGLAGCGSGPAAPPQVDVQVPKALLDQAAALRGGSVGMLSQKLYSDAANKALDKSLQVFAQATGTTVRNDLVSGDAGDMVAKMDAEVKAGTNRDLAFMSDRRFVGQLHNLGALTDVTDVVTEMKALYGEPATEANDYCVVDGRWFAIPYHFIASGMYLRKDWYQEQGLPLKPHYTWEELRDNALAVSDPGKRRFGWGLTVNRSGDANGFIQNVINTYGGAIADNTGTKVVFNSPETVAAVTFIGDIYTNPKYQPMLPPGIGSWTDSSNNENWLAQILGLTLNQFSVYADSKTKKNPVYANTHVFNGATGPAIDQPLAYGESNSFVVFKGAKNPDLAKLVAKFMVGGTALLGVAKEAPCLVNPSWTKVWDSDPYYTGGDPAFPALREQTRAQLPVKTRTGYAFPQAPSPGEQATLAAYLLTDMMQSVIQGTRPADAVAATHTRIVRIFEQQGYRQ
- a CDS encoding FadR/GntR family transcriptional regulator, with amino-acid sequence MPRRQESPDAVKVRTLPVQVAAHLTRRIVSGGIEDGRAPSELEISSEFGVSRVVARETLKILASLDIVDVAQGRRVVVRPRAEWDYLSPLLIEWLPEESVDELLQELHQMRALLEPELAAMAAASITDETLARLGAEIGRMSALETDPEAYLEVDHEFHMEICRAADNRILDRIMYSARWLGTASRRVTNEAPAGLRRATAQHTEIYEALVARDPAAAREAMRRHLSNNYSTLLAEKGQRSKRAARRR